The sequence below is a genomic window from Ovis canadensis isolate MfBH-ARS-UI-01 breed Bighorn chromosome 1, ARS-UI_OviCan_v2, whole genome shotgun sequence.
GAAAGTACACAACAGATCATGGAACCCGCCCTCTTCCCATCTCCAAAGAAAACTCTAGCTGTGTCCCATTCTTTTCTGCCTTTCAATTTAACTTAGTTTTGCAGATTGTTTTTAATGATGTGAGTTGCAGAAGGCTAATGAAGATGAGAATGATAATAAGGAGAAAAACTGCAGGTCTTGTTAGCGAGTCAGGCTCTGCACAGATGAAATGGGAAACAGCAGGAAAAACAGGATGTTAAAGATAAACAGTAGGACTGTGTGATGGtcagagaaaagggggaaaagtctAGTTTAACTGGAGGAGGCTTTGCTAGCAAGTAGGACTGGAGCTGAACTTTGAAGCAGTGGTGGGATTTGAGtagacagattttctttctttttacacgTTTGTGTCTTAGGATGAGACAcgtattttcttttccctttagatATGGACTCCTGCTTTATTCAAAGTCTGATTAGTGCTGCGAAAAATGGGAGCAGTCTCTATGAATCTTCCCCTCTCGGCTCAGattattgtttcattgttttaaaataagcttACTCACACAATTACTGCATTGCCAACAGCAACTTTTCCTTTATGATCTGAGTCCATTATCCTCTTAGCAGCAGTAGGCAGTTCTTTCATCTTAGGAAACCAAGGTACGGAAAGGTGGAAGGACCAGCCCAGAATCCCACAGTTGTGGGGAGAAAAGTCTAGCTGAGTGGGAAACACATGATCAATGGCCTCCCAACCGGTGGGCACCCCAGGGTCATGCAGGCTACAGGGTCAGTCTTGGCTACGTTCTGGAAATTCATGAAGAGCACAGAAGGTAGGGAAGGAGATGGGTTGAGAGGTGGGTTATCAGACTGAGCAACTCTCTGGGGTGATCATGACCACTCAACACTTTACCAGGTGCCTCTGTTAAGAAAGTGGGACTTACACAGATCCAATTAACAGCTGACAGGTCCAAGGCACACTCAGATCAAGCGGCTCGCAGTTAGCTTTCTGAACTCAGTAAGGTgacttggaaaagaacagaatcaaaTAACTGTAAACAGAATCTCCTTTTTCTCTGAAGGCTCCTGTGGAACCTTGGGGCCTCAACTTTCCTGTTCTACCTACACCCTTCCATTCCTTCCATAGTTGAAGCCCCTGTCACCCAAGGTTGTCTTAAAAGCATTAGCATTTGAATTTATTTGTAGTCAACGGTAGATTTTCTTGACCTATCTTTGTTCTTCTCTTGCACTTCTCTTCTGTTGTAACGTAAGACTTTAGTCACAGACTAAGAGATTATTTATAGCTACTAGTATGAGCATCAAGCAGAAACCACAAAGCCTGCAGATACTGCGTATGCCTCTGTGAACTTTGGCTATGTGTAGTTTTAAGATCAGCATGGGGGAGGGGAGTTTTCTGATTGTATGTGTGACTTAAGGGAGCATTTTAAATTCTCAGGCTCAGTTACTTATCAAGAACAGAAATTCTTTAATTTAGGGATTGCATCCTCAAATGAAATTGTATACaaatttgtgtatgtatgtgtgtgtgtgtgtctgcaagTACATTTTCTGTAAAAAGAGTACGCTGCTTTCATTAGAAATCCTGAAATCTATGGAAAACAGATCAGCATTAAATACAGCCATAGTAGGTATTTCAAAGACTCTCTTGCTCAAAAATAGTTCCCTTTCATAATTCCTTTAAATTTCATTATAAGACAGTTTTCTTTGATTAAGCATTTATACTTAATATGTTCCccaaataaaatgtatttggGACAGATAATACTTTTACCAGGTAAGGCTCAATAACTTATTATGTTGTAACTACAAATACTTACTAATCAACTTCCACAGTGGTCCGATATCTAAGTGAAAAATCCCTGTGTAAACCCCAGTAATTATATGTCTGCCTCGAAGGAAGACTGCCAAGTGGCCCTGAATCACCAGACACATCAGTGCAAATTTTTCTCTATACATGATAAAGATTTTTATATCCTTTTGCTTGTTGACAAAATTTGTTCATAATCTGTGGTAGATGATGTACATACATTGAATGAAATCCTCCTGCTCATGGGTGATGGAGCTGAGCTTCTTACATGCTCAAGTTCACAGATCGAGGAAGAGGTGAGACTAGGACTCAAATCATTAATCATCTGACTCTAACATACGCACTCTTGGCCCTAAACTACGTTACATCTTGTACTGTATTCTCCATGACCGTGCATGCCTCCTTTTGAAATTGAGTGTATCTCGGCCAAGCGTCAAAGTTAGGATTCCATGCGGAAGAATTTTGCAGAAACTAGGAAGTTAGCAGAAGACACGATATTAAGCTGTGATTGGCTTAGCTCAAGACCATGGACTGACTGAGGCCTCATCAAACCTGTGTTGATACGTCCAACCTCAAGTCCCTAGACTTATCCCAACAGGGCACTTAGCACATTTTAAATAGCAACACTGTTTAACTTTGGTTCACTGGGGAGCAAAAAGGTGATTAAACTCATAATGCATCTACTACTTGTCTCAACAAGCTTCTTACTATTTTAACATCCCCCAAATTAGGACAATGGTTATGGGTTAAATAAAACGGGAAGTTGAGAGCACAGGTGTGCATATAGAAATAGTCTAATTTGCTGATTGTTCTTGCTCTCACCCTAAATTGTGGTTTAATATTTCCATGCCATTTTATTAGCACCAACTCTTATGGTTACACCAAGACCCAAAACACATTTTTGTTTAGTTTATCTCTATGATTAAGAAAAGTGtctgcaaaattttttttttttctctgaaaagggcccccaaataaacatttttggctTTGAAGGACCTGCAGTGTGAATTACAACATTTCAGCTCTCCAGAGGTTGAGAAGCCACAGCGAGCACGTGGATAAATGAGCAGGCTGTGGGCTGCCAAGCTTTTATTTATCAAGATAGTGAGTTAGCCAGATTTGGCCTGTGGGCCATAGTATGCTGACCCTGTTTTAAGAGCTGGGCATAGTTCTAGAAACACtaaaagaaagaaggggaaataaaTAATTGAGGCAGAGGGAGACGTGCTCATTagagaaggtgtgtgtgtgtgtgaggttttTTCCAGTGTGACACTTTATTCATAGTTTATACATGACATAGTATATAACACACATGCAATGTAGTAGAGCCCTTCTGTGGAGTATATTGGAAGAGCACCAAAGTGCAAGCCAGGAAATCAGGCTCCAGGTAAAGCTCTGCCACtcgtagtgctgcagtgagctaGTTTATCCTTTCTGGGCCAAAAAAGATAGTGGAATTAAAGGATCTCCAGTGAACTTGCTAGTCTGTCTTTCTCtgatgctatggtttttcctatacaaagaaatacaatgttaaaaaatatggattaaagtatatataaaaatctgGCCTGGAATGTACCAATTTAACCCATGTAACCTAACCAACCAAGGCACCAGGGTCAATGAGTCAAAGACACTCTGCAAAGGACactacttattattatttttttaatatgcatttatttttattggagtacaattgctttgcaatgttgtatcttattattatttttttaatatgcatttatttttattggagtacaattgctttgcaatgttgtatcttattttaatatgcatttatttttattggagtacaattgctttgcaatgttgtatccATTTCTGCTGGAcagcgtgaatcagctatatgtatacatacatcccttccctcttgagcctcctcccccctgccatcccaccctctaggtcatcacagagcatcaagctgagctccctgcactgtGCAGCAGGGCCCCGcaagctgtctgttttacacatggtagtgtatatatgtcattaTTACTCTCCCATTCATTCCACTCCCTCCTTTCCGTCCCCCACGGCAAAGGACACTGCTTCGAGGCATGGAGTGAGAGGAATGCCACAGGCACCTACTTGGAAGGTTATGAGCGAGGAGTTGTGTACACAAACATATGTGGAATGAGGTTGCCCCTTTGGGCAACCTAGGGGCGCTTAATCTGATGAGTGAAGCTCCCCTGTGACTTCAGAGCACAATCACATGGACATTTTGTAGGAAGAAGCTGAACAAAGGAGCCAGGGACCAGGAAGTCCCTCCCACTACTGAGTAGAATGGCCTACATCCCAAAGCCACGTAGAACCACTTCCTTCTCAAAGAGTAAGTATTCGGGATAGTTGGGTGATATTTGGATGTTGGACATCATGGAGGATTCAGGAGGCTTTGAGGTTTGCAAACCACTTTCTACAGGGACCTCCTGCTATGTGTGTGTTGGGAGCGGGGGAGATAAGCTGAAAGTGCTCTGTCCCCCCAGACCTGCTTCAACCAAATTTCCCCACTCACGGGTTTATTTGCTGGTATTAATtgctggaaacagtgacagactttattttcttgggctccaaaatcactgcagagggtgactggagccatgaaattaaaacacacttgctccttggaagaaaagctatgacaaacctagacagcatattaaaaagcagagacattactttgccaacaaagatccatatagtcaaagctatggtttttccagtagtcatgcgtggatgtaagagttggactataaagaaggctgagtgccgaggaactgatgcctttgaattgtgttggagaagactcttgggagtcccttggactgcaaggagatcaaatcagtcaatcctacaggaaatcaatcctgaatattcattggagggactgattctgaggctgaagctccaatactttggccacctgatacaaagatcCTGACTCAttagaacagaccctgatgctggggaagattgaaggcaggaggagaaggggacgacagaggatgagatggttggatggcatcactgactcagtggacaagagtctgggcaagctctgggacacggtgaggaacagggaatcctggcatgcctcagtccatggagtcgccaagagtcgaacacaactgagtgactgagaaacaGCACAAGTTAAGTGCTGGTCCAGTCGCTtcattagaaatgagaaaactgagcctgAGAAGGGGGCACAAGTGGATGTGGCTGTTTCAGGGAGTGAGGGAAGATTTTGTCGGGCATGAGAAGTTCATACTCGTCCTCTGGGGAGGGTGGGTGCTTAGGGGTGGAGGGCACACGAAGGAGTGAGTACTCAGTCTCGGTTCCTCCCAGTGATGCTCTGGGCCTCTCAGCCTTGAGGGAAACGTTCTCATAAGATTCCTCAGCAGAGATTCCCGACGGCCTTTTCCCGAGGACGCTGTGATTGATGAGGGTGTAGCACAGATCCTCCGAGGAGCCGTGGTCACCATTGTCTTGCTGGGTAAAGGAGAGCCAGCATTAAGACTTGGCCTCTTGTCATTCTCCTTCTACTTCATCTCAACACAGGCTCAGCCTCGGGCAAAGTCTGTCCTCCATGATCACTTCCCCTGCAcctcttgtttatttttcctaaatggCAGCCCCACCCCAACCACTAGCCCAAGCTGCCAAACTTCCCATGCTACTCAGAGAATTCAGCCTACTCAGGCATGTCCTCTCTTCCCCATGTCCCAGACTGACCTCCCTATACAATTCCCAAAGTCTCAAGACCGTGAGTGCATCCATCCTTGTATAAGAGAACAATCTAAAGACAGCTTAAAATGCTTGGGTTATGATATTTAACCACCCACTCTAGAGATATTTGCATTATTAAAGGAGAATGCACTCAAGAGAAGGTCTCCTTCAGTGAAATCTCAGGAGATAAGCAGCAAAACAGCAAGGGACAGGAGCAGGAGCGTGGACTTGGAAGTAAGACTTGTTTTTGATCCATGCTCCTGCCATCTTGTCAGCTGTCTGGCTTTGAGGGAATATCACTTAACCCTTCCATAAAATGGGTAGGAAAATAATAGTACCACTCTCATGTAACTGTCACATCTCATGTGACAGTTACATGAGATGATGCATGTGAAGCATTCAGCCCACATAAACTGGCATAAACTGCCTGGCATAaactaaatgctcaataaatacaagTTCCTTTCAATGAATTGTGCAACAGAAGTGGCCATAGCTTCTGCTGCCAGACTCTGCATATGCCCTGGACTCATAAGCACTGGCATCTAAAGGATTCAGTATTAAGGTCATAAGGGGTCTTGGAGGTCTTTTCCTGCTAACTGAAGTGCCTGCATTTCTACTGTCATCTCAGAAAAAGTCTCAGAGATGTTTGCATTACCTGGATGGGAGCAGATGATGTTTCTTcatctggagaaagaaaatacacTTAATGAATTTCAGGTCATGGGGAGATTTctgggaggggagaagagggacactgaaagataagcAACCAGAAAACCAAGGTAGAGCTAGGGTAGCCCTTCTTGGGCTATCCTGATCTTCAACACATCCCCGGGGAGCAACAGGGTCATCTAAACAAGAAACAGTCAAAGCTGTGCTGAGAGGCTAAGTGGAAGGAAAGACATTCAGTGGGTCTTGGACAGGAAATCACACGTCCCTCCCTTTCTCACTCCTTTCCTTACCCAAAATTCATTGCGTGCCTGGTGGTggtgattagtcactcagtcgagtctgactcttgtgaccctatagactgtagcctgccaggcttccctgtccatggcatttcccaggcaagaatataggagtaggttgccatttccttctccaggggatcttcccaacccatggattgaacctgggtctcctgcattgcaggtagtctcctgcattgtaggcagattctttaccaactgagacacgAGGGCATGCCTACTGTGTACCAAGaattagggagaaaaagaagaatcagAGTCAGATCCTGTCCTCAAGTTGCTCATAGGCTAGCATAGGAGGCAGACAAGGACCTAAGAGAGACCCACAAGGCAGAGGAAGCCTATTTCTGCTATAGGTGATAGGGGATGATGGCGGAGTAGAAGCTGGTGCTCAAAAATAGttctacagaaaaggaaactctcaAACCGAACCATTTTTGAGACTGgtgacagaaacaaacaaaagcaggCCGATTGCTAAAAAGTCAATGTACTTAAAACCAGTAGGTTCTGGCCACTCAGCAAAGAGGGAAATACACCAGCTCAATAGGCAAACAAGAGCATTCACTGGAAGCCTCATGACATCACTACCCTGGAGATAGATgtgcctattttaaaaaatgaggattgTTGAAGGAACTTCTGAAAAAAACACGCATACTAACATTCATATTTTAGGGATccctgaaggagaagagtgagagaggcagaaaatatatttaaagaaataatagctgaaaacttccctaatctGGGGAGGGAAACAGGCATCCGGTGCAGGAAgcaacaagatgaacccaaactGATCCAAACcaagacatatcataattaaaatggcaaagttAAAGAGAGAGTTTTAAGGCAGCTAGAAAAAACAGGAAGTCACATCAAGGGAGCTCCTATAAGACTATCAGCTGGTTTTTTAGCAGAAACTTTCcaagggagtggcatgatatattttaaCTGCTGAAAAGAAAAACCTTACAACCCAAGAAAACTACCTAGCAAGGTTATTATTCAGAATTGAAGGAAAGGTaaaatttcccagacaagcaaaaagtaaaggagttTATCACCACTAGATTGACATTATAGGCAATATTAAAGGATCTTCTTtaagcagagaagaaaagattATAACTTAAGAGGatatacaaaagaaaatatctcattggtaaaggcaaatatatagcaAAGCCATTGTATCAGCAACTTAAGTTGCTAGTATACAACTTAAGCTAGTATAAAGCTTAAAAGACCAAAGTAGTAAAATCAACTACAGTAAGAGATTAGGGATACacagaataaaaatgtaaaatatgatgaCAAAAACATAAACGTAGGTGCAGAGTGGTAAAAATATAGTGCTTTTAGAATGCATTCAAACTTAAGGGACTGTCAGCTTAAAACTAACTGGAGAGATGGATACATTCCTAGAAACATCTAATCTTCCAAGACTGgttcaggaagaaatagaaaatatgaacagacaaaTTAAtagtaaagaaattgaatcagtaataaaagaaaataactccCAACAAACAGAAGCCTATGACCAGATGGCCTCACAagtgaattttatcaaacatttaaagaagagttaatacctAGCCTTCTCTAACTAGTCCAAAGTATTGAAGATGAAGGAATGTTTCCACATGCATTTTACAAGGTCTGCATTACCCTGATCcataaaccagacaaagataccacatgaaaaaagaaataggcCAATTtccctgatgaatatagatataaaaatcctcaacaaaatattaagaaaCTAAATTTAGTaatgcattaaaaagatcatataccatgctcaagtggaatttattccaaggatgcaaggataaTTCAATATACgcaaatcagtgtgatacaccacatgaacaaaatga
It includes:
- the GCSAM gene encoding germinal center-associated signaling and motility protein isoform X1 — encoded protein: MGNLLPREDRWQQNTQETPWNLRSQSPRLRISRCSDCRIAEVCFCLPWKKIHLFEESQDSRKQNEETSSAPIQQDNGDHGSSEDLCYTLINHSVLGKRPSGISAEESYENVSLKAERPRASLGGTETEYSLLRVPSTPKHPPSPEDEYELLMPDKIFPHSLKQPHPLVPPSQAQFSHF
- the GCSAM gene encoding germinal center-associated signaling and motility protein isoform X2, which encodes MGNLLPREDRWQQNTQETPWNLRSQSPRLRISRCSDCRIAEVCFCLPWKKIHLFEESQDSRKQNEETSSAPIQTMVTTAPRRICATPSSITASSGKGRRESLLRNLMRTFPSRLRGPEHHWEEPRLSTHSFVCPPPLSTHPPQRTSMNFSCPTKSSLTP